GAGTGAAAATGACCTTTTCTTTTGGCTGAGAAGCTTCGTGTGAATAGTAGTCCCTTGCTTTGACGATACATATAGCAAAGAATACGTTACAATAGGGAAATAGTCATTTACCTGCAAAAATAGAACTGGTTTCTAGTGTCGGTAATTTAAAAATTTAAGAAAGCTTATGGGGAGTAGGTTTGGCATATGTTTAACGTTCGAAAAGAGTCACTATTGAAATTTTTGAAGATTCTATTTCCAATAGTACTTTTGGCGATAGCTATTTATGAAATTCAACAATCAGTGAGTGGCGTCGATGTTCATTTACTACGAAAAGAAGTGAATGAGCTACAGCTATGGGAGCTTTTATTAATTTTTCTCATCACCTTTTTTGCGATTACACCAATGATTTTTTATGATGTTATTTTAGCGAAAATATTAGGAATTAACATCAATAAATATAAATTGCTTAATCATTCGTTTATCGTCAATACTTTTTCAAATCTTATTGGCTTTGGTGGTCTAGTCGGTATATTTTTGCGTAATTACTTCTACTCCAAATATAAAGCGGATAAGGAGGGCTTGCTAAAAAATATTGCCTCGGTAACACTGTTTTATTTAACAGGGATTTCTCTACTAACGTGGATTATGTATATATTCTTTTGGGATTTTCCTTTGCTGAAAGAAGAACGATGGTTATCAATTGCAGTTATTCTTGTTAGCCTATATGTACCAGTTTTTTTGGCTATACATATTATTCGCTATAAAAAGGAAAGTTCTCTAAAGCCAAAAATATCACTTCAATTGATGGTAACTTCAGTAGCTGAGTGGCTTGCAGTATTTTTAGTGATCTGGATATTAACGTTTATTTTGAAGATCCCAATAGAATTATCTGCATTAATTCCCATATTTTTAATTGCTTCTAGTGCAGGAATAGTGAGTATGATACCTGGTGGGGTTGGCTCATTTGATCTCGTTTTTTTATGGGGGACACAGAGCATTGGAATTGCTGATGAAAAAGTGTTGTTTTTATTAATTTTGTACCGTATTGGCTACTTTGTGCTACCATTTTTGATTTCCTCTCTGTTATTTATAAAAGAATATTGGATACGCTGGAATCAATCTTGGGATAACCTACCCAATATAATTTTTCAGAAGATTAGCCATATGCTATTAACAATATTGGTGTTTATCTCTGGCATTATTTTATTGCTATCTGCAGCCTTGCCAGGGGTTTTAAGTCGCCTAAAAATAGCTCAGGAATTTTTATCCTCACCAATTATGAATGTCTCTCATCAAATGACGGTGGCAGCAGGCTTTATTCTCTTAGGCTTATGTAGGGGGATAAAATATAAAGTAAAGAGGGCATATCAGCTTACCATCGTTGTGCTAGGCAGTTCAGCGCTGTTTTCTATTTTTAAAGGCCTTGATTATGAGGAAGCAATTTTTTTAGTGATTGTCGCAGCGTTATTAATGGTGTCCAAAAAGCAATTTTATCGGGAAAGCTATGTGTTGACATGGGGAATCATCATACTAGATCTTGCTATAGTGACGGTCATTACTGCCATGTATGTGCTGATTGGTTATGTAAATTTACCCTCTGCCAAAATTCATTTTCCTAGTGCTCTGCAGGACTATATGATCACTGATTATCAGGACCTTTTTTATAGTGCTTTAATCGGCATTTTTATCGCCATTGGTATTTTTTATATAGGTTATTTTATTCGTGCACCTAAGAAAATGAAAAAGCTATTGTCTAGTGAGCAGGAGGAGGCTATCAAAAACCATTTGATGACCTATAAAGGGACCGAGTATTCACATTTAATTTTTTTACATGATAAATTTGTCCATTGGAATAAAAAAGGTACGGTTTTATTCTCTTATCAAATATATGCGGATAAAATTATTGTCCTTGGAGACCCAGTAGGAAATGAGTCTGATTTTTTACCCGCTATCCAAGAGTTTTTGGAATTGGCGGATAAGCACGGTTATACACCAGTCTTTTATGAAATTAACAATAAAATATTTTCAGCTTTACACGAGTATGGGTATAGCTTTTTTAAGCTTGGCGAGGAAGCCTTTGTAGATTTAGAGAAGTTTACATTTACAGGTAAAGAGATGAAGGGAAGTCGAGCGATAAAAAATAAATTTGAACGAGAAAATTATAAAGTGGAAATACTAAGCCCACCTTATTCTCAGGAAGTTATGAAAGAACTGCAAGAGGTGTCAACAAAATGGTTGCAGGGGAGGGCAGAAAAGGGTTTTTCACTTGGTTTTTTTGATGAACACTATTTAAGCACCTCAAACATTGCCGTTTTACGTGGCGCAGAAGGAACGTTTGGCTTTGCTAGTATCATGCCGACGTACGATAATGGCGAAAGAGTTTCAGTAGATCTTATGCGTTTTAAGCCAGGTTCACCATCTGGGACAATGGATTTCATTTTCCTATCATTATTTGAATGGGCAAAAGCAGAAGGTTATCGGGTCTTTAACATGGGGATGTCG
This genomic stretch from Lysinibacillus pakistanensis harbors:
- the mprF gene encoding bifunctional lysylphosphatidylglycerol flippase/synthetase MprF, producing the protein MFNVRKESLLKFLKILFPIVLLAIAIYEIQQSVSGVDVHLLRKEVNELQLWELLLIFLITFFAITPMIFYDVILAKILGININKYKLLNHSFIVNTFSNLIGFGGLVGIFLRNYFYSKYKADKEGLLKNIASVTLFYLTGISLLTWIMYIFFWDFPLLKEERWLSIAVILVSLYVPVFLAIHIIRYKKESSLKPKISLQLMVTSVAEWLAVFLVIWILTFILKIPIELSALIPIFLIASSAGIVSMIPGGVGSFDLVFLWGTQSIGIADEKVLFLLILYRIGYFVLPFLISSLLFIKEYWIRWNQSWDNLPNIIFQKISHMLLTILVFISGIILLLSAALPGVLSRLKIAQEFLSSPIMNVSHQMTVAAGFILLGLCRGIKYKVKRAYQLTIVVLGSSALFSIFKGLDYEEAIFLVIVAALLMVSKKQFYRESYVLTWGIIILDLAIVTVITAMYVLIGYVNLPSAKIHFPSALQDYMITDYQDLFYSALIGIFIAIGIFYIGYFIRAPKKMKKLLSSEQEEAIKNHLMTYKGTEYSHLIFLHDKFVHWNKKGTVLFSYQIYADKIIVLGDPVGNESDFLPAIQEFLELADKHGYTPVFYEINNKIFSALHEYGYSFFKLGEEAFVDLEKFTFTGKEMKGSRAIKNKFERENYKVEILSPPYSQEVMKELQEVSTKWLQGRAEKGFSLGFFDEHYLSTSNIAVLRGAEGTFGFASIMPTYDNGERVSVDLMRFKPGSPSGTMDFIFLSLFEWAKAEGYRVFNMGMSPLSNVGQSRYSFLSEKIAAQIFLHGQHFYHFKGLKNFKLKYADFWVPKYVAYRKKSSLPFTMAQITLLIGNKRK